Proteins encoded within one genomic window of Geotalea daltonii FRC-32:
- a CDS encoding ABC transporter permease — translation MAIPYFYSFRNLWTRRLTTVLTASGMALVVFVFAATLMLAEGLRRTLVETGSFDNVVVIRKSAVSEVQSGVERPQAAVVESQPEVAIGADGRRLLAKEIVVLINLPKRGTNKPANVIIRGVGQSSLQLRPQVRLKEGRMPRPGSAEVIAGASIAKRFKGGGLGETLRFGMRNWTVVGVFDAGSTGFSSEIWGDVDQLMQAFRRPVYSSVLFKLRDPASFDAFKQRVEGDPRLTVEAKRETRYYLDQSEAMSKFLSILGIALTIIFSLGAIIGAMITMYAAVANRIVEIGTLRALGFNKKSILSAFILEALFLGLLGGFLGLFLASFMQLVTISTMNWQSFAELAFSFSMTFAIAWKSLAFSLVMGFVGGVLPAFRAARMNIVDALRSS, via the coding sequence CGCTTCCGGCATGGCGCTGGTGGTGTTCGTTTTTGCCGCCACCCTGATGCTGGCTGAAGGCCTGCGCCGGACCCTGGTGGAGACCGGCTCCTTTGACAACGTGGTGGTAATCCGCAAATCGGCTGTTTCCGAGGTGCAGAGCGGTGTGGAGCGCCCCCAGGCTGCCGTGGTCGAAAGCCAGCCCGAGGTGGCAATCGGTGCCGATGGGCGCCGGCTTCTGGCCAAAGAGATTGTTGTGCTCATCAACCTGCCCAAGCGGGGGACAAACAAGCCCGCCAATGTCATTATCCGCGGTGTAGGCCAAAGTTCCCTGCAGCTCAGGCCCCAGGTGCGCCTGAAGGAAGGGCGCATGCCCAGGCCTGGTTCAGCAGAGGTAATTGCCGGAGCCAGTATTGCCAAACGCTTTAAGGGGGGAGGACTGGGTGAAACCCTGCGTTTCGGCATGCGCAACTGGACAGTGGTCGGTGTTTTCGATGCCGGCAGCACCGGCTTTTCCTCGGAAATATGGGGAGATGTTGATCAGCTCATGCAGGCGTTCCGCCGGCCCGTTTACTCGTCGGTGCTTTTCAAACTGCGGGACCCTGCTTCCTTCGATGCATTCAAGCAACGTGTTGAAGGTGACCCCCGCCTGACGGTGGAGGCAAAGCGTGAAACCAGATATTATCTGGATCAGTCCGAGGCCATGTCCAAATTTCTCAGCATTCTTGGTATCGCCCTGACCATCATCTTCTCGCTGGGGGCCATCATCGGGGCGATGATCACCATGTATGCGGCGGTAGCCAATCGTATCGTTGAGATAGGCACCCTGCGGGCCCTTGGCTTCAACAAGAAGAGCATTCTCTCTGCCTTTATCCTTGAAGCACTGTTTCTTGGCCTTTTGGGCGGATTTCTTGGGCTGTTCCTGGCTTCCTTCATGCAACTGGTGACCATTTCCACCATGAACTGGCAATCCTTTGCAGAGCTAGCCTTTTCCTTTTCCATGACCTTTGCCATCGCCTGGAAATCCTTGGCTTTTTCCCTGGTCATGGGCTTTGTCGGCGGTGTGCTCCCGGCTTTTCGCGCAGCACGAATGAACATCGTCGATGCTTTAAGATCCAGTTGA